In the genome of Rhodamnia argentea isolate NSW1041297 chromosome 3, ASM2092103v1, whole genome shotgun sequence, one region contains:
- the LOC115728496 gene encoding uncharacterized protein LOC115728496 isoform X2, giving the protein MNPRTAVVSRTQKSNGFQREGPNWVLIAGGALLSTLSFRLGYKLKQAIDTKQPDDSGNGKSTDRRKQPASRMHSNMYSYMQGNDGCFNCFPGNEGVIDPKHPSTEQMLEEPESSLPLVAVPAPEYNRENGVAWASSPDRFELPPKPFHPSNCSESPCVSESGSDIFSKREVIHKLRQQLKRRDDMILEMQDQMTELQNSLNAQLEQSTHLQAQLDAANRDFFDSEREIQRLRKAIADHCVGHMGVQEKNSTAPVWPPEVRNGHTNGHVDCENNLDSFEKAREMDKIEMLKKEVGELKEVIEGKEYLLQSYKEQKAELSLKIRELQQRLDSQLPSIL; this is encoded by the exons ATGAACCCACGAACTGCTGTGGTGTCTAGAACtcagaaatcaaacggttttcaGCGAGAAGGTCCAAATTGGGTTCTTATTGCAGGTGGTGCCTTGTTAAGCACTTTGTCATTTCGACTTGGTTACAAGCTGAAACAAGCAATTGACACAAAGCAGCCTGACGACTCTG GGAATGGAAAATCTACTGACAGGAGAAAGCAACCCGCTTCTCGTATGCATTCTAATATGTATTCCTATATGCAAGGCAATGATGGCTGTTTTAATTGCTTCCCAG GAAATGAGGGAGTGATAGACCCAAAGCACCCTTCCACTGAACAGATGCTCGAAGAGCCAGAATCATCTCTCCCCTTGGTGGCTGTTCCTGCCCCTGAATATAACAGAGAAAATGGGGTAGCCTGGGCATCTTCACCTGATCGCTTTGAGTTGCCTCCAAAGCCATTCCACCCTTCTAACTGCTCAGAGTCACCATGTGTCTCTGAATCTGGCTCTGACATCTTCAGCAAAAGGGAAGTGATTCATAAGCTGAGGCAGCAATTGAAGAGGAGAGATGACATGATTCTGGAAATGCAGGATCAGATGACCGAGTTGCAGAATTCACTCAATGCTCAGTTGGAACAATCTACTCATTTGCAGGCGCAACTTGATGCTGCAAATAGGGACTTTTTCGATTCTGAGAGGGAGATTCAAAGATTGAGGAAAGCTATTGCAGATCACTGCGTTGGACACATGGGTGTGCAGGAGAAGAATTCGACAGCCCCGGTATGGCCACCAGAAGTGAGAAATGGCCATACAAATGGGCATGTCGATTGTGAAAACAATCTTGATTCTTTTGAGAAGGCGAGAGAAATGGATAAGATTGAGATGTTGAAGAAGGAAGTTGGAGAGTTGAAGGAGGTCATAGAAGGGAAAGAGTATCTGCTGCAGAGCTACAAGGAACAGAAGGCAGAGCTCTCTTTGAAGATTAGGGAGCTACAGCAGAGATTAGATTCTCAGCTCCCGAGTATTTTGTAG
- the LOC115728496 gene encoding uncharacterized protein LOC115728496 isoform X1: protein MNPRTAVVSRTQKSNGFQREGPNWVLIAGGALLSTLSFRLGYKLKQAIDTKQPDDSGNGKSTDRRKQPASRMHSNMYSYMQGNDGCFNCFPAGNEGVIDPKHPSTEQMLEEPESSLPLVAVPAPEYNRENGVAWASSPDRFELPPKPFHPSNCSESPCVSESGSDIFSKREVIHKLRQQLKRRDDMILEMQDQMTELQNSLNAQLEQSTHLQAQLDAANRDFFDSEREIQRLRKAIADHCVGHMGVQEKNSTAPVWPPEVRNGHTNGHVDCENNLDSFEKAREMDKIEMLKKEVGELKEVIEGKEYLLQSYKEQKAELSLKIRELQQRLDSQLPSIL from the exons ATGAACCCACGAACTGCTGTGGTGTCTAGAACtcagaaatcaaacggttttcaGCGAGAAGGTCCAAATTGGGTTCTTATTGCAGGTGGTGCCTTGTTAAGCACTTTGTCATTTCGACTTGGTTACAAGCTGAAACAAGCAATTGACACAAAGCAGCCTGACGACTCTG GGAATGGAAAATCTACTGACAGGAGAAAGCAACCCGCTTCTCGTATGCATTCTAATATGTATTCCTATATGCAAGGCAATGATGGCTGTTTTAATTGCTTCCCAG CAGGAAATGAGGGAGTGATAGACCCAAAGCACCCTTCCACTGAACAGATGCTCGAAGAGCCAGAATCATCTCTCCCCTTGGTGGCTGTTCCTGCCCCTGAATATAACAGAGAAAATGGGGTAGCCTGGGCATCTTCACCTGATCGCTTTGAGTTGCCTCCAAAGCCATTCCACCCTTCTAACTGCTCAGAGTCACCATGTGTCTCTGAATCTGGCTCTGACATCTTCAGCAAAAGGGAAGTGATTCATAAGCTGAGGCAGCAATTGAAGAGGAGAGATGACATGATTCTGGAAATGCAGGATCAGATGACCGAGTTGCAGAATTCACTCAATGCTCAGTTGGAACAATCTACTCATTTGCAGGCGCAACTTGATGCTGCAAATAGGGACTTTTTCGATTCTGAGAGGGAGATTCAAAGATTGAGGAAAGCTATTGCAGATCACTGCGTTGGACACATGGGTGTGCAGGAGAAGAATTCGACAGCCCCGGTATGGCCACCAGAAGTGAGAAATGGCCATACAAATGGGCATGTCGATTGTGAAAACAATCTTGATTCTTTTGAGAAGGCGAGAGAAATGGATAAGATTGAGATGTTGAAGAAGGAAGTTGGAGAGTTGAAGGAGGTCATAGAAGGGAAAGAGTATCTGCTGCAGAGCTACAAGGAACAGAAGGCAGAGCTCTCTTTGAAGATTAGGGAGCTACAGCAGAGATTAGATTCTCAGCTCCCGAGTATTTTGTAG